From Pseudomonas asiatica, the proteins below share one genomic window:
- a CDS encoding DUF262 domain-containing protein: MSFKFTMEPRVSYLSELLKEIHEGFLKIPRFQRDLVWKPQQQRELLCSIFEGLPIGALLVWNTRLSNITVYDRIGPFPVRGDVATSTNLYLMDGLQRLSTLYGTLIYPVEEIEPSNRSGASVKALSMYCDLTAENVENLFLFESELDPSIKLRAKYNYMPLSLVFKSKDLLRFQRTIPGGRDDLLDRSDAIVSAFKNYKIPVIPLESDDQALVTKSFERINSRGTVMTEAHMLNALSYSDKFDLLTSVERNREIFLEGLPKWREIDSEFVLMLLKLRLGFELYSRDTDKLAQDINDGVVAEVFRAIHKLAIFAAEHLSIETPNEFPYRLQMLGVARAYMDQSKPSSARLRAWFYISTYTNSFGTTARNSQRALSDLKDYLSSGDLKWTLNHKPVVQPLDGVQINAIAARTKALVLALRKQYARGLGLTDFDFHQKLTLMIPKEFKNKGRRPGFFFLLNSEGYKDFEIAGLDKEQLSSHFINVKALRFYNNGNLNSFAFERERLMFEFEKEVLIGPAATKANFYGMIF, from the coding sequence ATGAGTTTCAAATTCACGATGGAGCCTAGAGTTTCTTATCTCTCTGAACTGCTTAAAGAAATTCATGAAGGCTTTCTAAAAATCCCGAGGTTTCAACGGGACTTGGTCTGGAAGCCTCAGCAGCAACGAGAGCTTTTGTGTAGTATATTTGAAGGTCTGCCCATTGGTGCTCTTTTAGTTTGGAATACCCGTCTTTCAAATATAACCGTGTATGATCGCATTGGTCCTTTTCCGGTGAGAGGGGATGTGGCTACGAGTACAAATCTATATTTAATGGACGGCTTGCAACGGCTTTCAACGCTGTATGGGACGTTAATTTATCCTGTCGAGGAAATCGAGCCATCTAATCGATCCGGTGCAAGTGTCAAAGCATTGTCAATGTACTGTGATTTGACGGCTGAGAATGTTGAGAATTTATTTCTTTTCGAAAGTGAGTTGGATCCCAGCATTAAGTTGCGTGCGAAATATAATTACATGCCATTGAGTCTGGTTTTTAAGAGTAAGGACTTACTTCGCTTTCAGCGCACCATTCCTGGTGGCAGAGACGACTTGTTAGACAGGTCTGACGCCATTGTGAGTGCATTCAAGAATTATAAGATTCCGGTTATTCCCCTGGAATCCGATGATCAGGCGTTAGTAACTAAAAGTTTTGAGCGGATTAATAGTCGTGGCACAGTTATGACTGAAGCCCATATGCTCAATGCCCTTAGCTATTCCGATAAGTTTGACCTTCTAACAAGCGTTGAGCGAAATCGCGAGATTTTTCTGGAGGGATTGCCGAAATGGCGAGAAATTGATTCTGAATTTGTGCTGATGTTACTTAAGCTTCGCCTCGGATTTGAACTCTACTCCAGAGATACTGACAAGCTTGCGCAGGATATCAACGACGGGGTTGTTGCCGAAGTATTTAGGGCTATACATAAGCTTGCAATTTTTGCAGCGGAGCACTTAAGTATTGAAACACCTAACGAATTTCCATATCGGCTGCAAATGTTGGGCGTCGCTCGAGCATATATGGATCAATCTAAACCAAGCTCTGCTCGATTAAGAGCTTGGTTCTATATATCAACGTATACCAACAGCTTTGGTACAACTGCCAGAAACTCACAGAGAGCACTTTCGGATCTCAAAGACTATTTGTCTTCAGGTGACTTGAAGTGGACTCTGAATCACAAGCCTGTGGTTCAACCGCTTGATGGGGTGCAAATCAATGCAATCGCGGCGCGTACCAAGGCGCTGGTGCTAGCGCTCAGAAAACAATATGCTCGTGGTTTGGGCCTGACAGATTTCGATTTCCACCAGAAGCTAACGCTCATGATTCCAAAAGAATTTAAGAACAAAGGTCGTCGGCCTGGTTTTTTCTTTCTCTTAAATTCAGAGGGCTATAAGGATTTTGAAATTGCCGGCCTCGATAAAGAGCAACTTTCTTCGCATTTCATTAATGTTAAAGCGCTACGATTTTACAATAATGGTAATTTAAATTCTTTTGCTTTTGAACGAGAGCGCTTGATGTTCGAATTCGAGAAAGAGGTGCTCATCGGACCTGCCGCGACGAAAGCAAATTTTTATGGTATGATCTTCTGA
- a CDS encoding DNA cytosine methyltransferase — MSLTDSDENTYLFSWAEFFAGGGMARAGLGNDWRCVFSNDNDVVKISSYMENWSSEHFLPGDIRLVTADQIPDNLTLAWASSPCQNFSSAGLGDGLSGASSSVFTKWWELIASKTATGREPKIVVLENVVGLLQSRGGLDFKLISQSFVECGYRFGVTMIDAINFLPQSRPRIFFVAVKIDVELPSSLRSDSPISLWHPTQVVKAVEYLPEELRCRHIWWRLPEAVFRTSSLADLMLHDDSSLSWHTDAQTLKLLGSMTPTNLEKIRKAKESGSLVIGTLYRRMRLIDGINKSRAEVRFDGVAGCLRASDGGSSRQMLIYVEGESVRTRHMSPRESARLMGLAETYKLPNLKTHAVKLVGDGVAVPVVKFLEQHLLSPLARAVSIKKDNSAFVSSPKKQLTEVGCLA, encoded by the coding sequence TTGAGCCTTACTGATTCCGATGAAAATACTTATCTGTTTAGTTGGGCGGAGTTTTTTGCCGGAGGAGGGATGGCACGCGCTGGTCTGGGGAATGACTGGCGATGTGTCTTTTCAAATGATAACGATGTTGTGAAGATTTCCTCTTATATGGAAAATTGGTCGTCTGAACATTTCTTGCCAGGGGATATCAGATTAGTAACCGCTGACCAGATTCCTGATAATTTAACGCTTGCGTGGGCAAGCTCGCCTTGTCAGAATTTCAGCTCTGCTGGTTTAGGGGATGGATTGTCGGGAGCCAGTTCTTCGGTTTTCACGAAATGGTGGGAGCTAATTGCAAGCAAAACTGCCACGGGCCGCGAACCGAAGATTGTAGTTTTAGAAAACGTTGTCGGGCTCTTACAGTCTCGTGGAGGCTTGGACTTTAAGCTGATTAGCCAAAGCTTTGTCGAATGTGGCTATCGGTTCGGCGTCACAATGATCGATGCAATAAATTTCTTGCCACAAAGCCGGCCAAGAATTTTTTTTGTTGCCGTAAAAATTGATGTTGAGCTTCCCAGTTCGCTGCGCTCAGATAGTCCAATTTCTCTCTGGCACCCAACTCAGGTTGTTAAGGCCGTCGAATATTTGCCGGAGGAATTGAGATGCCGGCACATTTGGTGGCGGTTGCCAGAAGCTGTTTTCAGGACATCATCTCTTGCAGATTTGATGCTTCATGACGATTCGAGTTTAAGTTGGCACACTGATGCTCAAACTTTGAAGCTCTTAGGGTCAATGACACCAACTAATCTAGAAAAGATCAGAAAGGCCAAAGAATCTGGTAGTCTTGTAATTGGTACTTTATATCGTCGCATGCGATTAATCGATGGTATTAATAAATCACGAGCTGAGGTTAGGTTTGACGGCGTGGCCGGTTGCTTGAGAGCTTCGGATGGTGGGTCTTCACGTCAGATGCTTATATATGTAGAAGGTGAGAGTGTTCGTACGCGGCATATGTCTCCACGTGAATCTGCGAGACTTATGGGGCTAGCTGAGACTTACAAATTACCTAATTTAAAGACACATGCAGTAAAGTTGGTTGGAGATGGTGTTGCAGTGCCAGTTGTAAAATTTCTAGAGCAACATTTGCTTAGTCCTCTAGCACGCGCAGTCTCTATCAAAAAAGATAATTCTGCTTTTGTATCTTCTCCTAAAAAACAACTCACTGAGGTCGGATGTCTAGCTTAG
- a CDS encoding GFA family protein: MTDEKHDDRPVYQAACHCGTVRFSLRLTDGVRTARRCNCSLCRMRGAVAVSANLGDITVTQGQDALTLYQFNTRVAKHYFCSKCGIYTFHQRRSSPDQYGVNVACIEGMSPFDFPEVPVSEGRTHPKDRVDGGSLTAGWLRYESSHD; the protein is encoded by the coding sequence ATGACTGATGAAAAACACGATGATCGCCCTGTTTACCAGGCAGCCTGCCATTGTGGAACGGTGCGTTTTTCACTTCGCTTAACCGATGGTGTGCGTACAGCGCGCCGGTGCAACTGCTCGCTCTGTCGCATGCGGGGTGCAGTGGCGGTATCAGCCAACCTGGGCGATATCACTGTGACCCAAGGGCAGGATGCGCTCACCCTGTATCAGTTCAACACACGTGTTGCAAAGCACTACTTCTGCTCGAAATGCGGAATCTACACCTTCCACCAGCGCCGCTCCTCACCGGATCAATATGGGGTCAACGTTGCCTGTATCGAAGGCATGAGCCCATTTGACTTCCCAGAAGTCCCTGTCAGTGAAGGGCGGACTCATCCAAAAGACCGCGTAGATGGAGGCTCATTGACTGCTGGATGGCTGCGATATGAAAGCAGCCATGATTGA
- a CDS encoding MFS transporter, translating into MDQATDHTPHAGRYYVLAAICLAALVLPLSFTGGAVATPAIGKAFGAEPSSLTWITNAFMLSFGSLLMAAGTLSDIYGRKRLFTLGLALFVIVSILLASVYSIVWLDALRAVQGVAAAAALASGSAALAQEFEDQARTRAFSLLGTTFGLGLAFGPMVSGLLIEQFGWRSIFVSTAVLAAISLLAALSRMRESFNPEAPKLDLPGVLAFSSMLALFTTAIILGPQAGWRSPLILGLFGGAALSLLAFVTIELRARQPMLELSLLKYPRFVGVQILPIGTCYCYIVLIVLLPFRLIGVEGIAPMQSGLIMLALSAPMLVVPLLAAWLTRWVSAGVLSAAGFLVAAAGLYLLAHAAIGDYQQLVLAMLVIGIGTGFPWGLMDGLAVSVIPKEQAGMAAGIFNTTRVAGEGVALAITIALLTALVGNSLGRVLPAGDYSELAQRLVMGDLGQVQGVDPLLLQAAYLDGFGTLVLVLIGFTVLSAGAAFFLLGQDEQARRAKAPHSSLPASDSVRG; encoded by the coding sequence ATGGATCAGGCTACTGATCACACCCCGCACGCGGGCCGTTACTATGTTCTGGCAGCCATCTGCCTGGCCGCCCTGGTGCTGCCGCTGAGTTTCACCGGTGGCGCCGTGGCCACGCCGGCCATCGGCAAGGCCTTCGGTGCCGAGCCGTCCTCGCTTACCTGGATCACCAACGCCTTCATGCTCAGTTTCGGCAGCCTGCTGATGGCAGCCGGAACCCTGTCGGACATTTACGGACGAAAGCGCCTGTTCACACTGGGCCTGGCCCTGTTCGTCATCGTCAGCATCCTGCTGGCGAGCGTCTACAGCATCGTCTGGCTTGATGCCTTGCGGGCGGTGCAGGGCGTTGCTGCCGCCGCTGCCCTGGCCAGCGGTTCCGCCGCCTTGGCCCAAGAGTTCGAGGACCAGGCCCGCACGCGCGCGTTCAGCCTGCTTGGCACGACGTTCGGGCTGGGCCTGGCGTTCGGGCCGATGGTCAGCGGCCTGCTGATCGAACAGTTCGGCTGGCGCTCGATCTTCGTCAGCACTGCGGTCCTTGCTGCGATCTCGCTGCTGGCAGCGTTGTCACGGATGCGCGAAAGCTTCAACCCCGAAGCGCCCAAGCTGGACCTGCCCGGTGTGCTTGCTTTCTCGAGCATGCTCGCACTGTTTACCACTGCGATCATCCTGGGGCCGCAGGCCGGCTGGCGCTCCCCGCTGATCCTGGGCCTGTTCGGCGGCGCGGCACTGAGCTTGCTGGCGTTCGTGACCATCGAGCTGCGCGCCAGGCAGCCGATGCTCGAGCTGAGCCTGCTGAAATACCCGCGCTTTGTCGGGGTGCAGATTCTGCCGATCGGCACCTGTTATTGCTACATCGTGCTGATCGTACTGCTTCCGTTTCGCTTGATCGGCGTAGAAGGCATCGCCCCGATGCAAAGCGGCCTGATCATGCTGGCACTGTCGGCGCCGATGCTGGTGGTCCCGCTGCTGGCCGCCTGGTTGACCCGCTGGGTAAGTGCTGGCGTGCTGTCGGCTGCAGGCTTCCTGGTGGCGGCTGCGGGGTTGTACCTGTTGGCCCATGCCGCTATTGGCGATTACCAGCAACTGGTGCTGGCAATGCTGGTGATTGGTATCGGCACCGGTTTCCCTTGGGGCCTGATGGACGGGCTGGCGGTTAGCGTGATTCCCAAAGAGCAAGCAGGCATGGCCGCCGGCATCTTCAACACCACCCGCGTGGCGGGCGAAGGTGTCGCCCTGGCGATCACCATCGCCCTGCTCACCGCGTTGGTAGGTAACAGTCTTGGGCGCGTACTGCCTGCCGGCGATTACAGCGAACTGGCGCAGCGCCTGGTGATGGGCGACCTGGGCCAGGTTCAGGGCGTCGATCCGTTGCTGCTGCAGGCTGCGTATCTGGACGGTTTCGGCACCTTGGTGCTGGTGCTGATCGGGTTCACCGTGTTGTCGGCTGGAGCGGCGTTCTTCTTGCTTGGTCAAGACGAGCAGGCAAGGCGTGCCAAAGCGCCTCACAGCAGCCTGCCAGCCTCCGATTCGGTGCGGGGCTGA
- a CDS encoding LysR substrate-binding domain-containing protein, translated as MESLNGILAFVKTAESLSFVSAARAMGISASAVGKNVARLESSLKVRLFQRSTRKVSLTAEGQLFYERCRRILDDLQDAEAMLSHAIQAPRGRLRVSLPTIGYRFLLPLMPAFRKAYPEIELEMDFNDHLVDLIDDGFDVVIRSGGLADSKLMSRKLGPFRFVLCAAPTYLARKGRPQTLADLERHDCLRYRFVTTGKIMDWSLGADPEITQLRLPTVLTLNNMEAMLMAAVDGHGIAYMPDFLVRESVRTGALESLLDAHTSDQGQFWALWQSSRHLSPKIRVFVDFIAERLFKA; from the coding sequence ATGGAAAGCCTGAACGGCATCCTCGCCTTCGTGAAAACCGCCGAGTCGTTGAGCTTTGTCAGCGCGGCGCGGGCGATGGGTATTTCCGCATCGGCGGTCGGCAAGAACGTTGCCCGCCTGGAGAGTTCGTTGAAGGTGCGGCTGTTCCAGCGCAGTACGCGCAAGGTCAGCCTGACGGCGGAAGGCCAGCTGTTCTATGAGCGCTGCCGGCGCATCCTCGACGACCTCCAGGATGCGGAGGCCATGCTGTCCCATGCGATACAGGCCCCGCGTGGTCGCTTGCGGGTCAGCCTCCCGACCATCGGCTACCGTTTTCTGCTGCCGTTGATGCCGGCTTTTCGCAAGGCATACCCTGAAATCGAACTGGAAATGGACTTCAACGACCACCTGGTCGACCTGATCGACGATGGTTTCGATGTGGTGATCCGCAGTGGTGGGCTAGCCGATTCAAAATTGATGTCGCGCAAGCTCGGGCCGTTCCGCTTTGTCCTGTGCGCAGCGCCTACCTACCTGGCACGCAAGGGGCGGCCCCAGACGCTAGCCGACCTGGAGCGACACGACTGCCTGCGCTATCGCTTTGTCACGACCGGCAAGATCATGGACTGGAGCCTCGGCGCCGATCCCGAGATTACCCAGTTGCGCTTACCCACGGTGCTGACGCTGAACAACATGGAGGCAATGCTGATGGCTGCGGTGGACGGCCATGGTATCGCCTATATGCCGGACTTTCTGGTACGTGAATCGGTCAGGACTGGCGCACTGGAAAGCCTGCTTGATGCGCATACCTCCGACCAGGGCCAGTTCTGGGCGCTGTGGCAATCGAGCCGCCACCTGTCGCCGAAGATCCGAGTGTTCGTCGATTTCATCGCCGAGCGCTTGTTCAAGGCGTAA
- a CDS encoding arsenic transporter, which translates to MPVFDPSSLIWAVAAVATGGVILRPWRVPEYVWAVGAAVLLTAFGLVPLPTALGAVAEGGDVYLFLIGMMVLAELARQEGLFDWLAMYAVQHARGSGQRLFDLVFLVGVLVTVFLSNDATAVVLTPAVYAACRAAKAEPLPYLFICAFIANAASFVLPISNPANLVVFGSQMPPLLDWLRQFTLPSLAAIGLTYLVLRLAQRKQIRQPLATTIDMQPLSSGARLCALGIVLTGALLLLTSALDRQLGLPTFCAGIATAGLIHLRQRRNPMPVLKGVAWGVLPLVAGLFVLVEAVAQTGVIEHLAHGLAALARSSEHQASWGAGVVAAIAGNLMNNLPTGLIAGSVGHIVDLPAKTTAALLIGVDLGPNLSITGSLATLLWLVAVRREGEHVGALDFLRLGALVMPPALIGALGLLHL; encoded by the coding sequence ATGCCTGTATTTGATCCATCCTCGCTCATCTGGGCCGTCGCCGCCGTTGCGACCGGTGGGGTAATCCTGCGCCCCTGGCGGGTGCCGGAATATGTCTGGGCAGTCGGCGCCGCTGTATTGCTGACCGCGTTTGGCCTGGTGCCACTACCCACGGCCCTCGGCGCTGTCGCCGAGGGTGGCGATGTTTACCTGTTTCTGATCGGTATGATGGTGCTGGCCGAACTGGCACGCCAGGAAGGGCTGTTCGACTGGCTGGCCATGTACGCGGTGCAGCATGCCCGGGGCTCCGGCCAGCGCCTGTTCGACCTGGTATTCCTGGTGGGGGTACTGGTAACGGTGTTCCTCTCCAACGATGCCACGGCTGTGGTGCTTACCCCAGCAGTGTATGCCGCATGCCGGGCGGCCAAGGCCGAGCCGCTGCCCTATCTGTTCATCTGTGCCTTCATCGCCAATGCCGCCAGTTTTGTGCTGCCCATTTCCAACCCGGCCAACCTGGTAGTGTTCGGCAGCCAGATGCCGCCGTTGCTGGATTGGCTGCGGCAGTTCACCTTGCCGTCGCTTGCGGCCATCGGCCTGACCTACCTTGTGCTGCGGCTGGCCCAGCGCAAACAGATACGCCAGCCCCTGGCAACGACTATCGACATGCAACCGCTGTCCAGCGGTGCACGCTTGTGCGCGCTGGGTATCGTGCTGACAGGCGCCCTGTTGCTGCTGACCTCCGCCTTGGACCGGCAGCTCGGCTTGCCCACCTTCTGCGCCGGCATCGCCACGGCCGGGCTGATCCACCTGCGCCAGCGGCGCAACCCGATGCCGGTGCTCAAAGGCGTGGCATGGGGCGTACTGCCGTTGGTCGCGGGCCTGTTCGTGCTGGTGGAAGCGGTGGCACAGACGGGTGTGATCGAGCACCTGGCCCATGGCTTGGCCGCGCTGGCGCGCAGCTCCGAGCACCAGGCGAGCTGGGGCGCCGGCGTGGTCGCGGCTATCGCCGGCAACCTGATGAACAATCTGCCGACCGGCCTGATCGCAGGTTCCGTTGGCCATATTGTCGATTTACCCGCGAAAACTACTGCGGCGCTGCTGATTGGCGTCGACCTCGGTCCGAACCTGTCGATTACCGGCTCCCTGGCCACTTTGCTCTGGCTGGTTGCCGTTCGCCGTGAAGGCGAACACGTCGGTGCCTTGGACTTCCTGCGCCTGGGGGCACTGGTAATGCCGCCTGCCTTGATCGGGGCGTTGGGGTTGCTTCATTTGTGA
- a CDS encoding MFS transporter, whose translation MALWAGRHASRHGYRALILAALLALPLRGLIAGCWESTWALIPVQALDGIGAGLLSVALPGLVASILRGTGHINAGLGAVMTIQGIGAAMSHALAGWIAQHFGYGTAFVVLGIVAAIGLLTYQAGLRKGHPSRQLPAQPNNVDTI comes from the coding sequence GTGGCGCTTTGGGCCGGGCGGCATGCCTCTCGGCACGGGTATCGGGCACTGATCCTTGCCGCCCTCCTGGCCTTGCCCTTGCGCGGGCTGATCGCCGGTTGCTGGGAGTCCACTTGGGCCCTGATTCCGGTACAGGCCCTTGATGGAATCGGGGCAGGCCTGCTGAGTGTCGCCTTGCCTGGGCTTGTCGCTTCCATCCTGCGCGGCACTGGGCACATCAATGCAGGGCTTGGTGCAGTGATGACGATACAGGGAATAGGCGCGGCCATGAGCCACGCACTTGCCGGCTGGATCGCGCAACATTTCGGCTATGGCACAGCCTTCGTCGTTCTGGGTATCGTGGCTGCAATCGGACTACTCACCTATCAGGCAGGCCTTAGGAAGGGACACCCAAGCCGGCAATTGCCAGCTCAGCCAAATAACGTTGACACGATATAG
- a CDS encoding PP2C family protein-serine/threonine phosphatase, which translates to MQIGWLSRQGKARLSNNDAAAFGRNGDYVLAILVDAAERGDGQGLARHWSRTVVDVAVGGAQQLSPEGLVSIMRAEQQRLRQDYLHAIASYCCVLIDLQQQLIHVGHVGDCLVGLQRPGMPINWVNRPHNLQEQAIWPGEISGINESRHLLTRSLNARRFCIPDWQMTQLPWDGRLLLCSDGYWHEHLHSGIELQSVNDDASMLSLEYGEPAIELQADCDNFRECIPSTVTTTSA; encoded by the coding sequence ATGCAGATTGGCTGGCTCAGTCGCCAGGGCAAGGCACGGCTCAGCAACAACGATGCAGCAGCTTTCGGGCGCAATGGTGACTACGTGTTGGCCATTCTCGTGGATGCTGCCGAAAGAGGCGACGGACAAGGCCTCGCCCGACACTGGTCCCGTACCGTGGTCGACGTTGCAGTTGGAGGGGCCCAGCAACTGAGCCCCGAAGGGCTGGTCAGTATCATGCGTGCCGAACAGCAACGCTTGCGACAAGATTATCTACACGCCATCGCCAGCTATTGCTGCGTACTCATCGACCTTCAGCAGCAATTGATCCATGTTGGGCATGTTGGCGATTGCCTGGTGGGACTCCAGCGACCCGGCATGCCCATCAACTGGGTGAACAGGCCGCACAATCTGCAGGAACAGGCGATCTGGCCGGGGGAGATCTCGGGGATTAACGAATCACGGCATCTGCTGACCCGCTCACTGAACGCAAGGCGCTTTTGCATTCCGGACTGGCAGATGACACAACTCCCATGGGATGGACGGCTGCTGCTATGCAGTGACGGGTACTGGCATGAACATCTACATTCGGGTATCGAACTGCAAAGCGTCAACGATGACGCTAGCATGCTAAGCCTGGAATATGGTGAGCCAGCCATTGAACTACAGGCGGACTGCGACAATTTCCGGGAATGCATTCCGAGCACAGTGACTACTACTTCGGCCTGA